Part of the Deinococcus malanensis genome is shown below.
CAGGCCATGCAGACGCAGCTCGGCCACCAGTTCGCTGCTGGCAGCAATAACCCCGGCCACCACATCGCCGTGCCCGCTGATGTACTTCGTCGCCGAGTGCATCACCAGGTCCACGCCATGCTCCAGCGGCCGGGTCAGGTAGGGCGTGGAAAAAGTATTGTCCACGACCACCAGTGCTCCGGTGGCGTGGGCGATGTCGCAGGCGGCCCGCAGGTCTACCACGCGCAGGGTCGGGTTGGTGGGGGTTTCGAGCCACACCAGCCGGGTGCGCTCGTTCATGATGCTCCGCAACTCGTCCAGGTCACGCACGTCGTGTACCGTGACGTTAAAGCGGCCCAGGATGTCGCGCAGCAGGCCCTCGGTCCCGCCGTACAGCGGACCCATGAAGGCGACCTCATCCCCGGCTTTCAGGAAGGTCAGGGCAATGGCACTCGCCGCACCCATCCCACTTCCGAAGGCCACCGCGTCTCCGGCTTCTTCCAGGCTGGCGACCTTCTCCTCGAAGGCCCGCACGGTGGGGTTGCTCAGACGTGAGTAGAAGTATCCGCTTTCCTCGCCGGCAAACAGGCGGGCGCCACGCTCGGCACTCCCGTACCCGAAGGTAGAGGTGGCATAGATCGGCACAGCGTGCGCGCCGGTGACAGGGTCAAGGCCGTGACCAGCGTGAACGGCCCGGGTACGGAAACCGGACTCCTTGGAATGTTGAGCCATACCCTGACTGTACTGTCTAGACGAGTGCCCTGGCCAGCGAATCTGAACGCCCTGGCAAGACGGGTCGCATGCCTTTCCCATGGGGGCTGCGTTAGGATTGGCCCACTGCCCCTTTCGGGGGCTGCACGGAGACTGCACATGCCCACCTACCTGTATAAGAACATCGAAACCGGCGAGATTTACGAGCTGACCCAAAGTATGCGTGACGACCCCTTCACCCGCCATCCCGAGACCGACGTGGCCATCAAACGGATCCTTGCCCGCCCCGGTATTGCTTTCAAAGGCAGCGGTTTTTATGTCAACGACTCCCGCCCCAAGGACGAGGGCAGCAAAGGCGGCGAGTGAAAGCAGCACGCGCCCTGGGATTGGCGGCGCTCCTGACAGCAGCGGCCACGGGCGCGTATGTCACTGGCCGTGTCACGGCGCAGAAGGCCCTCGTCACCAACGACGAGATCAATACGGTCGAAGTTACCCAGAAGGCCCTGCAGGCAGTCGTACGTGTGGACGTGCGCCTGCGCAAGAACGCCCTGCAACCCGGAGACGACCCCAACGAGACCGGCAGCGGGTTTTTTTATAAGAAGGACCTGATCGTGACCAACTATCACGTCATTCAGTACCAGGAATCGATCAGCGTGGTGCTGTACAACGGTCGACGGGTCCCCGCGCGGATTGAGGGCGTGGACCGCGATATCGATATCGCGGTGCTGCGCGTCAACGGCGTCACCGCTCCCAAAACCCTGGC
Proteins encoded:
- a CDS encoding trans-sulfuration enzyme family protein, producing the protein MAQHSKESGFRTRAVHAGHGLDPVTGAHAVPIYATSTFGYGSAERGARLFAGEESGYFYSRLSNPTVRAFEEKVASLEEAGDAVAFGSGMGAASAIALTFLKAGDEVAFMGPLYGGTEGLLRDILGRFNVTVHDVRDLDELRSIMNERTRLVWLETPTNPTLRVVDLRAACDIAHATGALVVVDNTFSTPYLTRPLEHGVDLVMHSATKYISGHGDVVAGVIAASSELVAELRLHGLRHVGSVLGPFEAYLLLRGLKTLPLRMEAHCAGAQALATALLGHPGVQAVHYPGLPTHPGHELAGRQMKAYGGLVSLDLGSQDAAFRFLNALTLFTQAVSLGDVESLSCHPASTTHQLLGEETLARQGVTPGLVRLSVGIEDPQDLIDDVMQALQAAQERSPVSR
- a CDS encoding FmdB family zinc ribbon protein, which gives rise to MPTYLYKNIETGEIYELTQSMRDDPFTRHPETDVAIKRILARPGIAFKGSGFYVNDSRPKDEGSKGGE